From a single Sphingobium lignivorans genomic region:
- a CDS encoding YebC/PmpR family DNA-binding transcriptional regulator produces MAGHSKFKNIMHRKGAQDKKRSAMFSKLSREITVAAKMGMADPDMNPRLRLAVNAAKAQSMPKDNIQRAIDKATKGEGENYEEVRYEGYGPGGVAIIVEALTDNRNRTATNVRTAFSKNGGNLGASGAVSHGFDRMGLIEYPAAVGDEEKVLEAAIEAGAEDVESSADGHAIWTAMDALHEVSKALEETLGAADSAKLAWRPQTTVELDETNAGTLLKLVDMLDDDDDVQTVWGNYEVPDEVMEKLG; encoded by the coding sequence GTGGCAGGCCATAGCAAATTCAAGAACATCATGCATCGCAAGGGCGCGCAGGACAAGAAGCGCTCGGCCATGTTCTCCAAGCTCTCCCGCGAAATCACTGTCGCGGCGAAGATGGGCATGGCGGACCCGGACATGAATCCGCGCCTGCGTCTCGCCGTCAATGCCGCCAAGGCGCAGTCCATGCCCAAGGACAATATCCAGCGGGCCATCGACAAGGCGACCAAGGGGGAGGGCGAGAATTACGAGGAAGTGCGCTACGAGGGCTATGGTCCCGGCGGCGTCGCCATCATCGTGGAAGCACTGACCGACAATCGCAATCGCACCGCCACCAATGTGCGCACGGCCTTCTCCAAGAATGGCGGCAATCTGGGTGCGTCCGGCGCGGTGAGCCACGGTTTCGACCGGATGGGGCTCATCGAATATCCCGCCGCCGTGGGCGATGAGGAAAAGGTGCTGGAAGCGGCCATCGAGGCCGGGGCCGAGGACGTCGAATCCAGTGCGGACGGCCACGCCATCTGGACTGCCATGGATGCCCTGCACGAAGTCTCCAAGGCGCTGGAAGAGACGCTGGGCGCGGCCGACAGCGCCAAGCTCGCCTGGCGCCCGCAGACCACGGTGGAACTGGACGAGACCAATGCCGGCACGCTGCTCAAGCTCGTCGACATGCTCGACGATGACGACGACGTGCAGACCGTGTGGGGCAATTATGAAGTGCCCGACGAGGTGATGGAGAAGCTGGGCTGA